The proteins below come from a single Fusobacterium nucleatum genomic window:
- the citX gene encoding citrate lyase holo-[acyl-carrier protein] synthase yields the protein MQGIEVGIDEILNCREKRVVIQNEMIRKYKKPVISFTMNIPGPIKTNNEIKKAFDIGKNLILEKLKENNTAILEIQELNENTGNELFISVESQAEKIKDITVTIEENSELGRLFDIDVIDVNFEKLSRKSFRKCLICEEQAQECGRSRKHSVEELQNKIEEILKKSLAIFL from the coding sequence ATGCAAGGTATAGAAGTTGGAATTGATGAAATTTTGAACTGTCGTGAAAAGAGAGTCGTTATTCAAAATGAAATGATAAGAAAATACAAAAAACCTGTTATATCTTTCACTATGAATATTCCAGGTCCAATTAAAACAAATAATGAAATAAAAAAAGCTTTTGATATTGGAAAAAATTTAATATTAGAAAAATTAAAAGAAAATAATACAGCAATTTTAGAAATTCAAGAACTTAATGAGAATACAGGAAATGAATTATTTATTTCTGTTGAGAGTCAAGCAGAAAAAATAAAAGATATTACTGTTACTATTGAAGAAAATTCTGAACTTGGAAGATTATTTGATATAGATGTTATTGATGTGAATTTTGAAAAACTATCAAGAAAATCTTTTAGAAAATGTTTAATTTGTGAGGAACAAGCCCAAGAATGTGGTAGAAGTAGAAAGCATTCTGTTGAGGAATTACAAAATAAGATAGAAGAAATTTTAAAAAAATCTCTTGCAATTTTTTTATAA
- the trpB gene encoding tryptophan synthase subunit beta: protein MTTENKKGYFGEFGGSYVPEVVQKALDKLEEAYNKYKDDEEFLKEYHHYLKDYSGRETPLYFAESLTNYLGGAKIYLKREDLNHLGAHKLNNVIGQILLAKRMGKKKVIAETGAGQHGVATAAAAAKFGMQCDIYMGALDVERQRLNVFRMEMLGATVHAVEEGERTLKEAVDAAFKAWINNIDDTFYVLGSAVGPHPYPSMVKDFQRVISQEARRQILEKENRLPDMIIACVGGGSNAIGAFAEFIPDKEVKLVGVEAAGKGIDTNRHTATLTLGTVGVLDGMKTYALFNEDGSVKPVYSISPGLDYPGIGPEHAFLRDSKRAEYVPATDDEAVNALLLLTKKEGIIPAIESSHALAEVIKRAPKLDKDKIIIVNISGRGDKDVAAIAEYLKNK from the coding sequence ATGACAACAGAAAATAAAAAAGGTTATTTTGGAGAATTTGGTGGAAGTTATGTTCCAGAAGTAGTACAAAAAGCATTAGATAAATTAGAAGAGGCATACAATAAATATAAAGATGATGAAGAATTTTTAAAAGAATACCATCATTATTTAAAAGATTATTCAGGTAGAGAAACTCCTTTATACTTCGCAGAAAGCCTAACAAATTATTTAGGTGGGGCAAAGATTTATTTAAAGCGTGAAGATTTAAACCATTTAGGTGCTCATAAGTTAAATAATGTTATAGGGCAAATTTTACTTGCAAAAAGAATGGGTAAGAAAAAAGTTATTGCAGAAACAGGGGCAGGACAACATGGGGTTGCTACTGCTGCAGCTGCTGCAAAATTTGGAATGCAATGTGACATCTATATGGGAGCTCTAGATGTAGAAAGACAAAGACTTAATGTTTTTCGTATGGAAATGTTGGGAGCAACTGTTCATGCTGTTGAAGAAGGAGAGAGAACATTAAAAGAAGCTGTTGATGCTGCATTTAAAGCTTGGATAAATAATATAGATGACACTTTCTATGTACTTGGTTCTGCTGTTGGTCCTCATCCTTATCCAAGTATGGTAAAAGATTTCCAAAGAGTTATCAGCCAAGAAGCTCGTAGACAAATTTTAGAAAAAGAAAATCGTTTACCTGATATGATAATTGCTTGTGTAGGTGGTGGTTCTAATGCTATTGGTGCATTTGCAGAATTTATACCTGATAAAGAAGTTAAATTAGTTGGAGTTGAAGCAGCTGGAAAAGGAATAGATACAAATAGACATACAGCAACTCTGACATTAGGGACAGTAGGAGTATTAGATGGGATGAAAACTTACGCATTATTTAACGAAGATGGCTCAGTAAAACCTGTTTATTCTATATCTCCAGGTTTAGATTATCCAGGAATTGGTCCAGAACATGCTTTTCTAAGAGATAGCAAAAGAGCTGAGTATGTCCCTGCAACAGATGATGAAGCAGTTAATGCCTTATTACTTTTAACTAAAAAAGAAGGAATTATTCCTGCTATTGAAAGCTCTCATGCTTTAGCAGAAGTTATTAAAAGAGCTCCAAAACTTGATAAAGATAAAATTATTATTGTAAATATTTCAGGTCGTGGAGATAAAGATGTTGCAGCTATTGCTGAATATTTAAAGAATAAATAA
- a CDS encoding membrane lipoprotein lipid attachment site-containing protein, with translation MKKILCALFLTFLLSSCMQYYRIVKTEGTGIKGHYDKDSIVYLTEAYENIEKQGGKIYIQIRKTEKNTITIVVARQDVHKGSRHYWDPEYNKTFKLLDTPVITDNNGNKITILKTVENLESKFDKGIYGKNVDIYLEKDVPEELAIDLGRVETKGKVYNTGKIYLKRE, from the coding sequence ATGAAAAAAATTTTATGTGCTTTATTTTTAACTTTCTTATTAAGTTCTTGTATGCAATATTATCGTATAGTAAAAACTGAGGGAACAGGAATAAAAGGCCATTATGATAAAGATAGTATTGTTTACTTGACAGAAGCATATGAAAATATTGAAAAACAAGGTGGAAAAATTTATATACAAATTAGAAAAACTGAAAAAAATACAATAACTATTGTAGTAGCAAGACAAGATGTACATAAAGGATCAAGACATTACTGGGATCCAGAATATAACAAAACATTTAAATTGTTAGATACTCCAGTAATCACTGATAATAATGGAAATAAAATAACTATTTTGAAAACTGTGGAAAATCTTGAAAGTAAATTTGATAAAGGAATTTATGGAAAAAATGTAGATATTTATTTAGAAAAAGATGTTCCTGAAGAATTAGCTATTGATTTAGGAAGAGTTGAAACAAAAGGTAAAGTTTATAACACTGGAAAAATTTATTTAAAAAGAGAATAA
- a CDS encoding AraC family transcriptional regulator: MNIIKFFNQTIDYIETTLEEKIDEKKIVQLSGYSYPMFSRIFSILTNYSLSEYIRLRRLTKAAFDLRENEEKVIDIAFKYQYESPDSFSLAFKKYHNCTPMEVKQGKDFKIFSPIHLSLTIKGGKIMEISIKKKDKFIVGGVKAENIETVQCPKVWEELFKKVSFNDLEKLGNGNSYGVCYETTSSKSINYIAAFDVKDISEAKKLGLDTMEIPEAEYAVVKLKGKIPNCIHEGWKYVMEVFFPEHAYKHAGTPDFELYSEGDMESDNYEMELWVPIIKVE, encoded by the coding sequence CAACCCTAGAAGAGAAGATTGATGAGAAAAAAATAGTTCAATTATCTGGATATTCATATCCTATGTTTAGTAGAATTTTTTCTATATTAACTAATTATTCATTAAGTGAGTATATTCGTTTAAGAAGATTAACAAAAGCAGCATTTGACTTAAGAGAAAATGAAGAAAAAGTTATCGATATTGCCTTTAAATATCAATATGAATCTCCTGATTCTTTTTCACTTGCTTTTAAAAAATATCATAATTGTACTCCTATGGAAGTAAAACAAGGTAAAGATTTTAAAATTTTCTCTCCTATTCACCTATCATTGACAATTAAAGGAGGAAAAATTATGGAAATTTCAATTAAAAAGAAAGACAAATTTATAGTTGGAGGTGTCAAAGCTGAAAATATTGAAACTGTTCAATGTCCAAAAGTTTGGGAAGAGCTATTTAAAAAAGTAAGTTTTAATGATTTAGAAAAGTTAGGAAATGGAAACTCTTATGGAGTGTGTTATGAAACAACAAGCTCTAAGTCAATTAATTACATAGCTGCCTTTGATGTTAAAGATATATCTGAGGCTAAAAAACTAGGATTAGATACTATGGAAATTCCAGAGGCAGAATATGCTGTTGTTAAACTTAAAGGAAAAATTCCAAACTGTATTCATGAAGGTTGGAAATATGTAATGGAAGTATTTTTTCCAGAACATGCTTATAAACATGCAGGTACTCCTGATTTTGAACTTTATAGTGAAGGAGATATGGAAAGTGATAATTATGAAATGGAACTTTGGGTTCCTATTATAAAAGTTGAATAA